The genomic DNA caaaaaatatcaaatatgtggTATTCCATGTGAGCATGCCTATGGAGTGATTCTGAAGAGGACGTTAAGTGCTGATGACTATGTCTGCCAGTGGTTTCGAACTGCTATGTGGAGGCTTAACTACACAAATGGCATTACTCCACAAAGGGGTGCTCGTCATTGGCCTTCGACTTTAGGTGAGAATGTTCATGTTCCACCTGAGCCACCACAACCTGGGAGAAAGAAGATAACCAAGGcagacaagaagaggaagccaGGTGTAAATGAGTCTCCTgtcaagaagaaaccaaaacataaaaaaaggatAATGCACTGTGGAATTTGTGGTTCTGATCAGCATAACCGTAGgtaccaccagaagaagaatcaaacacagGTTGTTAATcggttttttctcattttatttctcaAGATGAGTCTCTTGTTctcattttttgaaatttgcgGTTTTTCAGGCTTCTcagggtggtggaggagaagttgttcaaggtggtggactttctcaagatggtggtggactttctcaatctggtggaggagaagttgttcagGGTGGTGGAGGACTATCTCAAGGTGGTGGAGGACTTTCACAAGCCTGAATATTGAAGATTATGGTAGTAGGggtctgttttttggtttaagagacTAGTTGGATCTGTATTTTGGTCGAATAGACTAGTAGGGTTATGTTTTTGGTCTGTGATCATGTTGAGAACATGATTTCAAAACGTTATCATTCTGCTTGTTTTCAGAACatgtgttcatcatgttctgCCTTTTATGAAATGTGGAATGTCTTATCTTATTAAATGCAATAGCAACACCAACAGGAGTTCACACtcaacaccaaaacaaacaagagcatAAAGCAGAGCATACAACCGAACAACAATAGATTACAACCGAACAATAGTTTACAATAGCTCATCATACAAGcttaaacagagcaaacaagatCATAAAACCGAAAACACATACAATTATACTCTTATTCATCCTACATTGCAATTCAGCTTTTGCTTCCAACAAAACTTCTTCAACCCTCTCACAAAGCTCTTTTTCGAactccatttgcatcttctcaaATTTCAGCTTCTGTTCTTGCAATGTCTCTATTGTAcgctctttcatctcttcttttactctctcaaATTGAACACCCAATGTTGCTACCTCGTCCAACAATGCCTCATCGACCCACTTAAAGATGTGGTTATCGTTCACAAGCTAACATTATATCATAGAATACAATGAAAATTGATGAGAAGGATTAGGCTCGGATTTGGATTAGGTCGATGTCTACATcaaacaaagcataacatagtACCTTCTTTGCTGCTGCTTCTCGACATCGAAAGTATCTCCGAGAAGGATTAGGCTCGGATTTGGAATTCTTTGCCACGATGTGTTCCCCACACCAGCATCTCTTAGGCACGCCAACGACGAATCCTCTTTGTCGAACATTTGATGAACCACTCGAACCTCCAGAAACGGTACTCATGGTT from Camelina sativa cultivar DH55 chromosome 7, Cs, whole genome shotgun sequence includes the following:
- the LOC104699759 gene encoding uncharacterized protein At4g04775-like, translating into MSTVSGGSSGSSNVRQRGFVVGVPKRCWCGEHIVAKNSKSEPNPSRRYFRCREAAAKKLVNDNHIFKWVDEALLDEVATLGVQFERVKEEMKERTIETLQEQKLKFEKMQMEFEKELCERVEEVLLEAKAELQCRMNKSIIVCVFGFMILFALFKLV